The proteins below are encoded in one region of Rhizobium sp. 9140:
- a CDS encoding GNAT family N-acetyltransferase — protein sequence MADEVSIRIETSFRDIDKAAWDRLIGASKGSSTAEVPYNPFVSHAYLSALEDSGSAIAETGWLGQHLLMEDGNGALAGALVCYLKNHSQGEYVFDHGWADALERAGGRYYPKLQSSVPFTPATGPRLLATSEPFAPEAVHMALAAGLTELAKRHKVSSAHVTFVPEAEIPTFEDADFLHRTDQQFHFTNNGYASHDDFLETLASRKRKALKKERRAALENGITVDWLTGADLTEEIWDQFFRFYMDTGSRKWGRPYLTRAFYSLISERMADDILLVMARREGRYIAGAINFIGGDALYGRHWGAIEDHPFLHFEVCYHQAIDFAISRGLKRVEAGAQGEHKLARGYLPVTTHSAHYFTHPGLKRAVADYLERERLDVEAMGDILTEHSPFRKGERQDVESDT from the coding sequence ATGGCAGATGAAGTCAGCATCCGCATCGAGACGTCGTTCAGGGACATCGACAAGGCCGCGTGGGATCGCCTCATCGGCGCATCGAAGGGCTCAAGCACCGCCGAAGTGCCTTACAATCCTTTCGTCTCCCATGCCTATCTCTCCGCGCTGGAGGATTCCGGCTCGGCGATCGCGGAGACCGGCTGGCTCGGCCAGCATCTGCTGATGGAGGACGGCAACGGCGCGCTGGCCGGCGCGCTCGTCTGCTACCTGAAGAACCACAGCCAGGGCGAATACGTCTTCGACCACGGCTGGGCCGATGCGCTGGAGCGGGCAGGCGGGCGCTATTACCCGAAGCTTCAGAGCTCCGTGCCCTTCACGCCGGCAACCGGCCCGCGCCTGCTGGCAACGTCGGAGCCCTTCGCGCCGGAAGCCGTGCACATGGCGCTGGCGGCGGGCCTGACGGAGCTTGCCAAGCGCCACAAGGTCTCCTCCGCCCACGTCACCTTCGTGCCCGAAGCGGAAATCCCGACCTTCGAGGACGCCGACTTCCTCCATCGCACCGACCAGCAGTTCCACTTCACCAATAACGGCTATGCCAGCCACGACGACTTTCTGGAGACGCTCGCCTCCCGCAAGCGCAAGGCCCTGAAGAAGGAGCGCCGGGCGGCGCTCGAAAACGGCATCACCGTGGACTGGCTGACCGGCGCGGACTTGACCGAAGAGATCTGGGATCAGTTCTTCCGCTTCTACATGGACACCGGCAGCCGCAAATGGGGCCGCCCCTACCTCACCCGCGCTTTCTACTCGCTAATATCAGAGCGCATGGCCGACGATATCCTCCTCGTCATGGCCAGACGCGAGGGCCGCTACATCGCCGGCGCCATCAACTTCATCGGCGGCGATGCCCTCTATGGTCGCCACTGGGGCGCGATCGAGGATCACCCTTTTCTGCATTTCGAGGTCTGCTACCATCAGGCCATTGATTTCGCGATCTCGCGCGGCCTGAAGCGCGTCGAAGCGGGCGCGCAGGGCGAACACAAACTCGCCCGCGGCTACCTCCCCGTCACCACCCACTCCGCCCATTATTTCACGCATCCCGGCCTGAAACGCGCCGTCGCCGACTATCTCGAACGCGAACGCCTCGACGTGGAAGCCATGGGCGACATTCTGACGGAGCACAGCCCTTTCCGAAAGGGCGAGCGGCAGGATGTGGAATCCGACACCTGA
- a CDS encoding AzlD domain-containing protein: MNWQPDAWGYVFIAIAGFLATDIWRWLGVVAGRRLREDSEVLNWVRAVATALVAGVVSKLIVFPTGVLESSPLWLRVGSIAVGALAFFLGRQVPAIGIASAIAFLGAGLYLLGF; the protein is encoded by the coding sequence ATGAACTGGCAACCGGATGCCTGGGGCTATGTCTTCATCGCGATTGCCGGGTTTCTGGCGACCGACATCTGGCGGTGGCTCGGCGTCGTCGCCGGGCGGCGGCTGCGGGAGGATTCCGAGGTTCTCAACTGGGTGCGGGCGGTGGCGACCGCGCTGGTGGCGGGCGTCGTCTCCAAGCTCATCGTGTTTCCCACCGGCGTTCTGGAAAGCTCGCCGCTCTGGCTGCGCGTCGGATCGATCGCGGTCGGCGCGCTCGCTTTCTTTCTGGGCCGGCAGGTGCCGGCCATCGGCATCGCCTCGGCCATCGCCTTTCTGGGGGCGGGGCTCTATCTTCTCGGGTTCTGA
- the rpsB gene encoding 30S ribosomal protein S2: MALPDFSMRQLLEAGVHFGHQTHRWNPKMKPYIFGERSNVHIIDLAQTVPMLSRALQAVSDTVAKGGRVLFVGTKRQASEIIADSAKRSAQYYVNARWLGGMMTNWKTISNSIQRLRKLDEILASDASGFTKKERLNLEREREKLNRALGGIRDMGGVPDLMFIIDTNKESIAIEEAKRLGIPVVAVIDSNCDPDQIDYAIPGNDDASRAISLYCDLIARAALDGIARQQGSSGRDLGASADLPLEPALEEVVATDA, from the coding sequence ATGGCATTGCCCGATTTCAGCATGCGCCAGCTTCTTGAAGCTGGTGTTCACTTCGGCCACCAGACTCACCGCTGGAACCCGAAGATGAAGCCCTACATCTTCGGCGAGCGTTCCAACGTTCACATCATCGACCTTGCACAGACCGTGCCCATGCTGTCGCGCGCCCTTCAGGCCGTCAGCGACACGGTTGCCAAGGGCGGCCGCGTTCTCTTCGTCGGCACCAAGCGCCAGGCGTCGGAAATCATCGCCGACAGCGCCAAGCGTTCGGCCCAGTACTACGTCAACGCCCGCTGGCTCGGCGGCATGATGACCAACTGGAAGACGATCTCCAACTCGATCCAGCGCCTGCGCAAGCTCGACGAAATTCTCGCTTCCGACGCTTCGGGCTTCACCAAGAAGGAACGCCTGAACCTCGAGCGCGAGCGCGAAAAGCTCAACCGCGCTCTCGGCGGTATCCGCGACATGGGCGGCGTTCCCGACCTGATGTTCATCATCGACACCAACAAGGAGTCGATCGCGATCGAAGAAGCCAAGCGTCTCGGCATCCCGGTCGTCGCCGTCATCGACTCGAACTGCGACCCGGACCAGATCGACTATGCGATCCCCGGCAATGACGACGCTTCGCGCGCCATCTCGCTCTACTGCGACCTGATCGCCCGTGCCGCTCTCGACGGCATCGCCCGTCAGCAGGGTTCGTCCGGCCGCGACCTCGGCGCGTCTGCCGACCTGCCGCTCGAGCCGGCTCTGGAAGAAGTCGTCGCGACCGACGCCTGA
- a CDS encoding isoprenyl transferase, giving the protein MSDPSARMLPAHVAIIMDGNGRWAARRGLPRTMGHRKGVEAVRETVRAAGELGIRYLTLYAFSSENWSRPEPEVNDLMGLLKVFIRRDLAELHRQNVRVRIIGDRWNLRSDVLPLLLEAEETTRNNTAITVCIAFNYGSRDEIARAMQSLAVDVAEGRLSPEQITPPLIASRLDTAGMPDPDLVIRTSGEERLSNFLLWQSAYSEFVFMPEYWPDFDRALLMRAIDVYRQRERRFGNVAPASATPQPPASLAVGS; this is encoded by the coding sequence ATGTCCGATCCGTCCGCCAGAATGCTTCCCGCGCACGTTGCCATCATCATGGACGGCAATGGCCGCTGGGCCGCCCGGCGCGGCCTGCCGCGGACCATGGGACACCGCAAGGGCGTCGAGGCCGTTCGCGAGACGGTGCGCGCGGCTGGCGAACTCGGCATCCGCTATCTCACGCTCTACGCCTTCTCCTCGGAGAACTGGAGCCGGCCGGAGCCGGAGGTCAACGACCTCATGGGCCTGTTGAAGGTCTTCATCCGCCGGGATCTGGCGGAACTGCACCGCCAGAACGTGCGGGTCCGCATCATCGGTGACCGCTGGAACCTGCGCAGCGATGTGTTGCCGCTGCTGCTGGAGGCCGAGGAGACGACGCGCAACAATACGGCGATCACCGTCTGCATCGCCTTCAACTACGGTTCGCGCGACGAGATCGCCCGGGCCATGCAGTCGCTGGCCGTGGATGTCGCCGAGGGACGGCTGAGCCCCGAGCAGATCACGCCGCCGCTGATCGCCAGCCGGCTCGATACGGCCGGCATGCCGGATCCCGACCTCGTGATCCGCACCAGCGGCGAGGAGCGGCTGTCCAACTTCCTGCTCTGGCAATCGGCCTATTCGGAATTCGTCTTCATGCCGGAATACTGGCCGGACTTCGACAGGGCACTGCTGATGCGCGCCATCGACGTCTATCGTCAGCGCGAGCGGCGTTTCGGCAATGTCGCTCCGGCGTCCGCCACCCCCCAGCCTCCGGCCAGCCTTGCGGTCGGTTCCTGA
- the frr gene encoding ribosome recycling factor: MSEGIDLNDLKRRMEGAIAAFKNDIASLRTGRASANVLDPVMVEAYGSRVPLNQVANITVPEPRMLGVSVWDRSMVNAVDRAIRESNLGLNPIMDGQTLRIPLPELNEERRRSLVKVAHDYAEKSKVAIRHVRRDGMDNLKKAEKDGTIGQDISRIQSEKVQKMTDDMISDVDRLLVDKEKEIMQV, translated from the coding sequence ATGAGTGAAGGTATCGACCTCAACGACCTGAAGCGCCGCATGGAGGGCGCGATCGCTGCGTTCAAGAACGACATCGCCTCGCTGCGGACGGGACGGGCTTCGGCCAATGTTCTCGATCCGGTGATGGTCGAGGCCTATGGCTCGCGCGTCCCCCTGAACCAGGTCGCCAACATCACGGTGCCCGAGCCGCGCATGCTCGGCGTCTCCGTCTGGGACCGCTCCATGGTGAACGCCGTGGACCGGGCGATTCGCGAATCGAATCTTGGCCTCAACCCGATCATGGACGGCCAGACGCTGCGGATCCCGCTGCCAGAGCTCAACGAGGAGCGTCGCCGGTCGCTGGTGAAGGTGGCGCATGATTATGCCGAAAAGAGCAAGGTTGCGATCCGTCACGTGCGCCGCGACGGCATGGACAACCTGAAAAAGGCGGAAAAGGATGGCACGATCGGCCAGGACATCAGCCGCATCCAGTCGGAAAAAGTCCAGAAAATGACCGACGACATGATTTCCGACGTGGACCGCTTGCTCGTCGATAAGGAAAAGGAAATCATGCAGGTCTAG
- the pyrH gene encoding UMP kinase, with protein sequence MSAEPLYKRVLLKASGEALMGDQGFGIDVTVVDRIASDIAAARAMGVEVGVVVGGGNIFRGVAVASKGGDRVTGDHMGMLATVINALALATSLRKLDIDTVVLSAIAMPEICESFSQRATLYHLSLGRVVIFAGGTGNPFFTTDSAAALRAAEMGAQAIFKGTQVDGIYSADPKKEPNATRFERLTHSEVLDKGLAVMDVSAVALARENSIPIIVFSIHEKGGFTDILTGGGRATIVTDN encoded by the coding sequence ATGTCGGCCGAACCGCTGTATAAACGCGTACTTTTGAAAGCCTCCGGCGAAGCGCTGATGGGCGATCAGGGGTTTGGCATCGACGTTACCGTTGTCGACCGGATCGCCTCCGACATTGCCGCTGCACGCGCCATGGGCGTCGAAGTGGGCGTGGTCGTGGGGGGCGGCAACATCTTCCGCGGTGTCGCCGTGGCGTCCAAGGGTGGCGACCGCGTGACGGGCGACCATATGGGCATGCTGGCGACCGTCATCAACGCGCTGGCGCTGGCGACCTCGCTGCGCAAGCTCGATATCGACACGGTGGTCCTGTCGGCCATCGCCATGCCGGAGATCTGCGAGAGCTTCTCCCAGCGCGCGACGCTCTACCACCTGTCGCTCGGCCGCGTCGTGATCTTTGCCGGCGGCACGGGCAACCCGTTCTTCACGACCGATTCGGCTGCCGCCCTTCGCGCAGCGGAAATGGGCGCCCAGGCGATCTTCAAGGGCACGCAGGTGGACGGCATCTACTCGGCCGACCCCAAGAAGGAGCCGAACGCGACCCGCTTCGAGCGGCTCACGCATAGCGAAGTCCTCGACAAGGGTCTTGCCGTCATGGACGTCTCGGCGGTGGCGCTCGCCCGTGAAAACAGCATTCCGATTATCGTCTTCTCGATCCATGAGAAGGGCGGGTTCACAGACATCCTGACGGGCGGCGGCCGCGCCACCATCGTCACCGACAACTGA
- a CDS encoding phosphatidate cytidylyltransferase produces the protein MSRELQLRIVSGIVLAAVALGDTWIGGPAFAILSAVIGLAVWHEWTSMTRIAEGDRGAYFAGWGVQAVVAVLIIGGGDEYALPVLILASIAAIVWSRFEGRNGGRGWWLPGGVAYAGMTTISLATIRDDTQVGFVAMLFVFAVVWATDILAFFFGRAIGGPKLAPSISPGKTWSGAIGGAVSGVVAGTAVYAAYFSLEDARIPLVALVLSIASQCGDLFESYVKRRCGVKDSGRIIPGHGGVWDRVDGLVVACFAALIIALGEAMTGAGGKIGSLLLGL, from the coding sequence ATGAGCCGCGAGCTCCAGCTCCGGATCGTCTCCGGCATCGTGCTTGCGGCCGTTGCGCTCGGCGACACCTGGATCGGCGGTCCCGCCTTCGCGATTCTCTCGGCCGTTATCGGGCTTGCCGTCTGGCATGAGTGGACGAGCATGACGCGGATCGCCGAAGGCGATCGTGGCGCCTATTTCGCCGGCTGGGGTGTGCAGGCGGTCGTGGCCGTTCTCATCATCGGCGGTGGCGACGAATATGCCTTGCCGGTGCTCATTCTCGCCTCCATCGCCGCCATCGTCTGGTCGCGGTTCGAGGGGCGGAACGGGGGGCGCGGCTGGTGGCTGCCGGGGGGCGTCGCCTATGCCGGGATGACGACGATCTCGCTCGCGACCATCCGCGACGACACGCAGGTCGGCTTCGTCGCCATGCTCTTCGTCTTCGCGGTGGTCTGGGCGACCGATATCCTCGCCTTCTTCTTCGGCCGGGCCATCGGCGGCCCGAAGCTTGCGCCCAGCATCTCGCCCGGCAAGACGTGGTCCGGCGCCATTGGCGGCGCGGTCTCGGGCGTCGTTGCGGGAACGGCCGTCTACGCCGCGTACTTCTCGCTCGAAGATGCACGCATCCCGCTGGTCGCGCTCGTGCTGTCGATCGCCAGCCAGTGCGGCGATCTGTTCGAATCCTATGTGAAGCGCCGCTGCGGCGTGAAGGACAGCGGCCGCATCATTCCGGGGCATGGCGGCGTGTGGGACCGGGTGGACGGGCTGGTGGTTGCCTGTTTCGCGGCTCTGATCATCGCGCTCGGGGAGGCCATGACGGGCGCCGGCGGCAAGATCGGCTCGTTGCTTCTGGGGCTCTGA
- the tsf gene encoding translation elongation factor Ts translates to MTTITAAMVKELREKSGAGMMDCKKALGETNGDMEAAIDWLRAKGIAKADKKSGRTAAEGLIGITSAGTKAVVIEVNSETDFVARNDAFQELVRGFAKVAVETDGTVDAINAATYPATGKSVSDSIKDAIGTIGENMTLRRAALLSVEDGVVSTYIHNAVADGLGKLGVLVALKSTGDKEALNAIGRQVAMHIAATNPLAIRSTEVDAAVAERERNVFIEQSRASGKPDNIIEKMVDGRMRKFFEEVALLSQSFVMNPDLTVEAAIKEAEKTVGAPIEVTGMARLLLGEGVEKEESDFAAEVAAVAKG, encoded by the coding sequence ATGACGACCATTACTGCAGCAATGGTGAAGGAACTGCGCGAGAAGTCCGGCGCAGGCATGATGGATTGCAAGAAGGCGCTGGGCGAAACCAACGGCGACATGGAAGCCGCGATCGACTGGCTGCGCGCCAAGGGCATCGCCAAGGCCGACAAGAAGTCCGGCCGCACGGCCGCCGAAGGCCTGATCGGCATCACCAGCGCCGGCACCAAGGCGGTCGTCATCGAAGTCAACTCCGAGACCGACTTCGTCGCCCGGAACGACGCCTTCCAGGAACTGGTCCGCGGCTTCGCCAAGGTCGCCGTGGAAACGGACGGCACGGTCGATGCGATCAACGCCGCGACCTATCCCGCGACCGGCAAGTCGGTTTCCGACAGCATCAAGGACGCGATCGGCACGATCGGCGAGAACATGACGCTGCGCCGTGCAGCCCTGCTCTCCGTCGAGGACGGCGTCGTCTCGACCTACATCCACAATGCGGTTGCCGACGGTCTCGGCAAGCTCGGCGTGCTCGTGGCTCTGAAGTCCACCGGCGACAAGGAAGCCCTGAACGCCATCGGCCGCCAGGTCGCCATGCACATCGCTGCGACCAACCCGCTCGCTATCCGCTCGACGGAAGTCGATGCAGCGGTTGCCGAACGCGAACGCAACGTGTTCATCGAGCAGTCGCGCGCGTCGGGCAAGCCGGACAACATCATCGAAAAGATGGTCGATGGTCGCATGCGCAAGTTCTTCGAGGAAGTCGCTCTGCTGAGCCAGTCCTTCGTGATGAACCCCGACCTGACGGTCGAGGCTGCCATCAAGGAAGCCGAAAAGACGGTCGGCGCGCCGATCGAAGTCACGGGCATGGCCCGCCTCCTGCTCGGCGAAGGCGTCGAGAAGGAAGAGAGCGACTTCGCAGCTGAAGTGGCTGCCGTCGCCAAGGGCTGA
- a CDS encoding glycerophosphodiester phosphodiesterase, with protein MPRASFLKAQPVAHRGYHDMNNAIWENTISAFQRAIEHGYAIECDLQYTADGVPVVFHDDDMQRLCGVEGDIRVKTVGELGLFSIGNTSDRIPSLSQLLRLVKGRVPLVLELKGRQGDDEGFADSVVDILEHYDGPVALMSFDHWLLKDLKALESRFPLGLTAEGARPEDFALHEEAMALGLDFISYHYGHLPNPFISAQRDRGRTIITWTVRDEAAADHTFLHADQMTFEGFEPRVRATGDMVA; from the coding sequence ATGCCCCGTGCTTCTTTTCTGAAAGCCCAGCCGGTCGCCCATCGCGGCTACCACGACATGAACAATGCGATCTGGGAAAACACCATTTCCGCCTTCCAGCGCGCCATCGAGCACGGCTACGCCATCGAGTGCGACCTGCAATACACGGCCGACGGCGTGCCCGTCGTCTTCCACGATGACGACATGCAGCGCCTCTGCGGCGTCGAGGGCGACATCCGCGTGAAGACCGTCGGCGAGCTCGGCCTGTTCTCCATCGGCAACACGTCCGACCGCATCCCCTCGCTCTCCCAGCTCCTGCGTCTCGTCAAGGGCCGCGTCCCCCTGGTGCTGGAGCTGAAGGGCCGTCAGGGCGACGATGAAGGCTTTGCCGATTCCGTGGTCGATATCCTCGAACATTACGACGGCCCCGTCGCCCTGATGAGCTTCGACCACTGGCTGCTGAAGGACCTGAAGGCGCTCGAATCGCGCTTCCCTCTCGGCCTCACCGCCGAAGGCGCGCGACCGGAGGACTTCGCCCTCCACGAGGAAGCCATGGCGCTCGGTCTCGATTTCATCTCCTACCACTACGGCCACTTGCCGAACCCCTTCATTTCGGCACAGCGCGACCGCGGCCGGACGATCATCACCTGGACGGTGCGGGACGAGGCGGCGGCGGACCACACCTTCCTCCATGCCGACCAGATGACCTTCGAAGGCTTCGAGCCGCGCGTGCGCGCGACCGGGGACATGGTGGCCTGA
- the rseP gene encoding RIP metalloprotease RseP, translated as MTYLADLLHLFVGYIVPFLLVLTLLVFVHEMGHYLVGRWSGIKIVAFSIGFGPELVGFNDRRGTRWKFCAIPLGGYVKFYGDEDAASTPDYQALEGLSAEERGRTFLGAALWKRAATVAAGPIANFILAIVIYALLFSAYGKPIADPVVSEVKAGSAAAESGIRPGDLLVSIDGSTVTTFDDVRRYVGVRPEMPIVVEIRRDGQLLEVPMVPKRTEITDQFGNKMEMGIIGIVTNQESGNFRLQSFGPLEAIGQGAVESWHIVTGTFAYIGNLVTGHMKADQLGGPIRVAQASGQMATLGVAAVLQLAAVLSVSIGLLNLMPVPVLDGGHLMFYAIEAIRGRPLGPSAQDIAFRIGFAMVLMLMVFATWNDISSLVGRMSGAVG; from the coding sequence ATGACCTACCTGGCCGATCTCCTCCATCTTTTCGTGGGCTATATCGTCCCGTTTCTTCTGGTCCTGACGCTGCTCGTCTTCGTGCATGAAATGGGCCACTACCTCGTCGGTCGCTGGTCGGGTATCAAGATCGTCGCCTTCTCCATCGGCTTCGGGCCGGAGCTCGTCGGCTTCAACGACCGGCGCGGGACGCGCTGGAAGTTCTGTGCCATTCCGCTCGGCGGCTACGTCAAGTTCTATGGCGATGAGGATGCGGCGAGCACGCCGGACTACCAGGCGCTCGAGGGTCTTTCGGCCGAGGAGCGCGGGCGGACCTTTCTGGGTGCGGCGCTCTGGAAACGCGCGGCGACGGTTGCCGCCGGCCCGATCGCCAATTTCATCCTCGCCATCGTCATCTATGCGCTGCTGTTTTCGGCGTACGGCAAGCCGATCGCCGATCCCGTCGTGTCCGAGGTGAAGGCGGGCAGTGCGGCGGCCGAATCGGGCATTCGGCCGGGCGACCTGCTCGTCTCCATCGACGGCTCCACCGTCACGACCTTCGATGACGTGCGCCGCTATGTGGGCGTGCGCCCGGAAATGCCGATCGTCGTGGAAATCCGCCGCGATGGGCAGCTGCTGGAGGTGCCGATGGTGCCGAAACGCACCGAGATCACCGACCAGTTCGGCAACAAGATGGAAATGGGCATCATCGGCATCGTGACGAACCAGGAGAGCGGCAATTTCCGCCTGCAGAGTTTCGGTCCGCTGGAAGCGATCGGGCAGGGCGCCGTGGAAAGCTGGCATATCGTCACCGGCACCTTCGCCTATATCGGCAATCTCGTAACCGGCCATATGAAGGCCGACCAGCTCGGCGGGCCGATCCGCGTGGCGCAGGCGTCCGGGCAGATGGCGACGCTCGGTGTTGCCGCCGTGCTGCAGCTTGCCGCCGTTCTCTCGGTCTCCATCGGTCTTCTCAACCTGATGCCGGTGCCGGTGCTCGATGGCGGGCACCTGATGTTCTATGCGATCGAGGCCATCCGCGGCCGTCCGCTCGGCCCCTCCGCCCAGGACATCGCCTTCCGCATCGGCTTTGCCATGGTCCTGATGCTGATGGTTTTCGCCACCTGGAACGATATTTCGTCCCTTGTCGGACGAATGAGCGGCGCGGTTGGCTAA
- a CDS encoding HIT family protein, which translates to MTQYDTNNIFAKILRGEIPSHTVYEDDAVIAFMDVMPQADGHALVVPKSPSRNLLDADPATLPALIAAVQKLAVASKQAFAADGITIMQFNEAPAGQSVFHLHFHIIPRHEGHPMRAHSGTMEDGDILKANAEKLRAALG; encoded by the coding sequence ATGACCCAGTACGACACCAACAACATCTTCGCAAAGATCCTGCGCGGCGAGATCCCCTCCCACACCGTCTACGAAGACGACGCCGTCATCGCCTTCATGGATGTCATGCCGCAGGCGGACGGCCACGCGCTCGTCGTGCCGAAATCTCCCTCGCGCAACCTGCTCGACGCCGACCCCGCCACCCTGCCCGCCCTGATCGCCGCCGTCCAAAAACTCGCCGTCGCCTCCAAGCAGGCCTTCGCGGCCGACGGCATCACCATCATGCAGTTCAACGAAGCCCCCGCCGGCCAGTCCGTCTTCCACCTCCACTTTCACATCATCCCCCGCCACGAAGGCCACCCCATGCGCGCCCATTCCGGCACCATGGAAGACGGCGACATCCTCAAGGCCAACGCCGAAAAACTCCGCGCAGCACTCGGCTGA
- a CDS encoding cell envelope integrity EipB family protein has translation MFRSGMTRSVVVSAALLGTTVVGTGNATANILVPHRAVYDLELKDSSERSGISSMYGRMVYEFNGSACDGYTVSFRFVTKVDTGEDVRLTDQQTTTFEDLKTGNFRFLTRSFTDEKLDKEVRGLAHDVKDGVTVDLTAPDKREVALAHSLFPTEHMLEVIDRAKRGDKIFESRIFDGSDSGDKTLVTTTLVGAQHKPKAGDEDADVGKAGVMAQKPFWPVTISYFNDEATGDAVPIYRMAFKLYENGITRDLTMDYGDFVLSGKLANLEMFKQGGEGTCK, from the coding sequence ATGTTTCGTTCAGGCATGACCCGATCCGTCGTCGTATCCGCAGCACTTCTGGGGACGACGGTGGTCGGGACGGGGAACGCCACGGCGAACATCCTGGTTCCGCATCGTGCCGTCTATGATCTGGAGCTGAAGGATTCCTCCGAGCGCTCGGGCATTTCCAGCATGTATGGCCGCATGGTCTACGAGTTCAACGGCTCGGCCTGCGATGGCTATACGGTGAGCTTCCGCTTCGTGACCAAGGTGGATACCGGCGAGGACGTGCGGCTGACGGACCAGCAGACGACGACCTTCGAGGACCTGAAGACCGGCAATTTCCGTTTCCTTACGCGATCTTTCACCGACGAAAAGCTCGACAAGGAAGTGCGCGGGCTCGCCCATGACGTGAAAGACGGCGTGACGGTGGACCTGACGGCGCCGGACAAGCGGGAGGTGGCGCTGGCCCACAGCCTGTTTCCGACCGAACACATGCTCGAAGTGATCGACCGCGCCAAGCGCGGCGACAAGATCTTCGAATCGCGGATCTTCGACGGCTCCGACAGCGGCGACAAGACGCTGGTGACGACGACGCTGGTCGGCGCGCAGCACAAGCCGAAGGCCGGCGATGAGGATGCGGATGTCGGCAAGGCCGGCGTGATGGCGCAAAAGCCGTTCTGGCCCGTGACGATCTCCTATTTCAACGACGAGGCGACCGGGGACGCGGTGCCGATCTACCGCATGGCCTTCAAGCTCTATGAAAACGGCATCACGCGCGATCTAACGATGGATTACGGAGACTTCGTGCTCAGCGGCAAGCTGGCCAATCTCGAAATGTTCAAGCAGGGCGGCGAGGGCACCTGCAAGTAG
- a CDS encoding RidA family protein, producing the protein MSAEIEARIEQLGITLPVAAAPAANYVPFVISGQHLYISGQLPMENGKVAVLGLVGADVDVTAAQRAAELCAINVLAQAKAALDGDLGRIRRIVKLNGFIASAPGFTDQHLVMNGASNLIVTILGEAGVHARAAVGMAGLPFNAAVEIDAVIEIA; encoded by the coding sequence ATGTCCGCAGAAATCGAAGCCCGCATCGAACAGCTCGGCATCACCCTGCCGGTTGCTGCCGCCCCGGCCGCAAACTACGTCCCCTTCGTCATCAGCGGCCAGCACCTCTACATTTCCGGACAGCTGCCGATGGAAAACGGCAAGGTCGCCGTGCTCGGCCTCGTCGGCGCTGACGTCGATGTGACCGCCGCGCAGCGCGCCGCCGAACTCTGCGCCATCAACGTGCTGGCCCAGGCCAAGGCGGCGCTTGACGGCGATCTCGGCCGCATCCGCCGCATCGTCAAGCTGAACGGCTTCATCGCCTCCGCCCCCGGCTTCACCGACCAGCACCTCGTCATGAACGGCGCGTCGAACCTCATCGTCACCATCCTCGGCGAAGCCGGCGTCCACGCCCGCGCCGCCGTCGGCATGGCCGGCCTTCCCTTCAACGCCGCCGTCGAGATCGACGCCGTCATCGAAATCGCGTGA